The Saliniradius amylolyticus DNA segment CAGCGAGTTGGCAAAACGCAGCGCGATCAGGTTCAGTACCGTTTCTTTACCCAGGTAGTGATCAATGCGGTAGATCTGATTCTCGTTAAAATACTCCGCCACCTGATCGTTGATTACCTGTGAACTGGCGAAGTCATGACCGATGGGCTTTTCCAGTACCACTCGCATGCTGGCATCGATGATGTCGGCCTGGTAAAGACCTTTACAGATATCGCCATAGATGGCCGGAGGCGTGGCCAGATAGCAGACCATGGTGCGGCTTGCATCCACATGTTCTTTGAAAGCGCCGTAGCTGGCGGTGTCTTTCATATCTACCTTGACGTAATCCAGCTTAGCCGAGAACTGCTGCCAGGTATCCTGACAAAGTGCCTCGCCACTGAACTTTTCGATATTTTCTTTTACCAGAGCGACGTACTCGTCCAGGCTCATTTCATTGCGCGCCACACCAATGATCCTGGTGTCCTGGTGAATCAGACCGGTCTTCTCCAGCTGATACAATGACGGCAATAATTTTCGACGCGCCAGATCCCCTTTAGTACCAAAGAGGACGAAGTCGCAGGGTTTAACTGTACTTTCCAACACCATTTGCAATAACCTGAATCGTTTAAATGATTAAAAATTACCCAAATCGCAGTAATTTTACCAAATATGCGCGGTCTAGCTTGTTAATATAAGGTTATACTAGCCGAAAATGTAGTAAAATTACAACTTGTAGTTTGAGCTTCTTGCTGATCAGTCACACCGAATCCCGCCCAAAGGACGAAAAAAGCTAGCCAAACTGACGAAAAATTACAAAAATAGTACGACAATTATAATGAAGATCGACGCAGCGTATGAACATTCTTGAAAAAATCAGTCAAAGCCAGGGGGCGTTCAGCAAGTCTGAGCGAAAAGTGGCTGAGGTGATTATGGCCAATCCACAGGCCGCCATCCACTCCAGTATTGCGACACTGGCGAAGATGTCTGATGTCAGCGAACCGACGGTCAACCGCTTCTGTCGACGCCTCGACACCAAGGGTTTCCCCGATTTCAAACTTCATCTGGCACAAAGTCTGGCAAACGGCACGCCTTTCGTAAACCGCCATGTGGAAGAAGACGACGGCCCGGAGGAGTACACCAAGAAGATCTTCGAATCGACTATGGCCTCGTTGGAAGTGGCCCGTCAGTCGCTGGATGCGAATACCGTCAACCGGGCGGTGGATTTATTAACCCAGGCCCAGAAAATTTCTTTCTTCGGGCTGGGGGCATCAGCCTCGGTGGCGCACGATGCACTGAATAAGTTTTTTCGTTTCAATGTGCCGGTGGTCTACTTCGACGATGTGCTGATGCAACGCATGAGTTGCATGAACTGCACCGAAGAGGATGTGGTGGTGTTAATCTCACACACAGGGCGGACAAAAAACTTGGTAGACGTCGCGCAGATCGCCCGCAGCAATAACGCGACGGTGATCGGCATCACCTCCAAAGACAGTCCGCTGGCGAAAGAATGTACCCTGGTATTATCGCTGGATGTACCGGAAGACACGGACATGTACATGCCCATGGCCTCGCGCATCGCTCAGCTGACACTGATCGACGTGCTTGCCACCGGCTTTACTCTGCGCCGGGGCAACCGCTTCCGTGAAAACCTGAAACGAGTCAAAGATTCGCTGCGCGACTCTCGCTACGACAAACGGTGAACATGGCCGCTGGTTCTCATCGGGCCAGCGGTCAAATTCGTTAAATAATTTCACACCGGCGTCATTTTTAGCTAGTATTTTGTAATAAAATTACAAACCGTCACCAATGACGGCGTCTTTTCATTCCACAGACCATTTGGGTCTGAGATAAAGAGAGCGACAGAATCCATGCTTAGAAGAACTAAGATACTGGCTACATTAGGCCCTTCCACCAATACCCCCGAATCGATTCAGGCCATTTTAGAAGCTGGCGCCAATGTGGTGCGCATGAACTTTTCACACGGCAGTGCCGAGGATCACATCAATCGCGCCAAAATCGTGCGCGATATTGCCAGCAAGCTGAATATCTACGTGGGGATTCTGGGAGACCTGCAAGGTCCTAAGATACGTATCGCCCGCTTTGCCGAAGGCCCCATCCAGTTAGCCATTGGCGACAAGTTCACTCTGGATGCGGATCTGGACGCCGATGCCGGTAACCAGCAACATGTCGGCATCGACTATAAGGCCCTGCCTCAGGATGTGAAACAGGATGACATTCTGCTGCTCGATGACGGCCGCATTCAGCTCAAAGTCACTGCTATTGATGGCAATAAAGTAAAAACCACCGTTACCGTGGGCGGTAAGCTGTCCAATAATAAGGGCATCAACCGCTTAGGCGGTGGTCTGTCGGCCGAGGCTCTGACCGATAAAGATAAAGAAGACATCAAAACTGCAGCCCGGATGAAAGTGGATTATTTAGCGGTGTCTTTCCCTCGCAGCGGCGAGGATCTTCGCTATGCCCGCAGGCTGGCCGAGGAGGCAGGCTGTCAGGCCAAAATCGTATCTAAAGTGGAGCGCGCAGAGGCCGTTGCCACTGATGAGGCTCTGGACGACATTATTGAAGCCTCCGACGCGGTGATGGTCGCCCGGGGCGATCTGGGTGTGGAAATTGGCGATGCCGAACTGGTGGGCGTGCAGAAGAAACTGATTTCCCGTAGCCGTCAGCTGAATAAGGTTGTCATCACGGCTACCCAGATGATGGAGTCAATGATCGACAGCCCCATGCCCACCCGCGCCGAGGTCATGGACGTGGCTAACGCGGTACTGGATGGCACCGACGCCGTGATGCTGTCTGCAGAAACCGCAGCTGGGCAATTTCCCACCGAAACCGTGGCAGCGATGTCGCGGGTCTGCGAAGGCGCCGAGAAACACCCCAGTGTGAAAATTTCCAAGCACCGGGTTGATGAGACCTTCTCTACTGTGTCGGAAACCACGGCGCTGTCGGCGGTCTATGCGGCCAATCACCTGTTGTCTATCAAGGCCATTGTTGCCCTGACGGAGAGCGGCAACACGGCTCGTTTGATGTCCCGTATTACCAGCTCACTGCCCATCTATGGCCTGTCCCGTCATGACAGCTCGCTCAACGTGATGGCCCTGTACCGCGGCGTTCGTCCGGTCTACTTTGACTCCACCAAAAGCGAAGCCGGTCAGTTGAAGCAGGATGTGATCACCACACTGAAGGCACATAATCTGGTGCAATCGGGTGACCAGTTTATTATGACCTATGGTGACGAGATGGAAACGGAAGGCGCCACCAACGGCTGCAAGATCGTTACGGTGCCCTAGGCATTCGTTCTTGATCCGGGACGCTTCTGCAACGCCGCCTTTTATGGCGGCGTTATTATTTTGTGTTTATGATAGTGTTAAACCATTAAGCCGAATTCGGAGGGCCCAGCCCCTGTGTCTAGTCCCGATAGCCTGGCCTGCCCCCATTGTGCCCTCAGGGTCGACATTCCGGATCTCCCCCATGGTCATAAGGCCCATTGCCCCCGCTGTGGCGCTCATCTAACCACCTACCGACACCGCGCCTTCGACCGTGTTCTGGCGTGTGCCATGGCTGCCCTGATCTTCCTGATATTGGCGGTACCGTTTGAGTTTCTGTCCTTCAGCGCCCGCGGGCAGTCCGAACACATTACCATTATTCAGGGACTGGCCACTCTGGTGGACAATGATTACTGGTTTCTCGCCATTATTCAGGTGGTCGCCATCTTCGCCATTCCACTGAGTATACTGCTGGGTCTGCTGTATGTGTTGCTGCCCTTAAAAGCGGGGATTCTTGCCCCGCAGGCACGCTTTGTAATGACGCTGACCCTGGCGCTGCTGCCCTGGGGCATGGCCGAGATCTTTTTGGTGGGCGCACTGGTGAGTCTGATAAAAATCGCCTCCATGGCTGATATTGGACTGGGAATGTCCTTTTACGCCTACATCGCCTTTACCCTGTGTTTTATCCTGACCCTGAAATTTCTCGACCCGGCTCAGCTCAAGATGGCGGTGTTGCAGGAGCGTCAGCTCCAGCATCATGAACGCTCGCCGCTCACTGCCAGACAGGCCAGTGAAAGCATTCAGCGCACCTGGGCGCTGCTGCTTACCGCCACACTGCTGTATATCCCCAGTAACCTGCTGCCCATCATGTATACCCGGGTGCTGGGCGAGGATGAACCCAGCACCATTTTAGGGGGCGTCATCACGCTCTGGAAATCCGGCTCCTACCCTATCGCCATTATTATTTTTGTGGCCAGCGTCTTTGTACCTGTGGCGAAACTGTTGGTGTTAGGCTGGCTGAATTACAGTGTGCAAAAAGGCCACCAGCAGCGCCCCAGGGAACGCCAGGTTGCCTATCAAATCACCGAGTTTATCGGACGCTGGTCGATGGTGGATGTGTTTGTGGTTGCCATACTGGTGAGTCTGATTCAGCTCGGTAATGCCATGAGCGTTTATCCCGGCCCGGCTGCCATTGCCTTTTGCGGCGTGGTAGTGTTAACCATGTTAGCGGCAATTACTTTCGACAGCAGGCTCATTTGGCACAGTCAGAATCTGGAATATGACCGACAACACTAACCACTCACAACAGGCGGATATCAAGGCCGCCCGCTCGCTTTCCGCCATCTGGTTGGTGCCTCTAGTGGCATTGATTATAGGTGGCTGGATGGTCTACTACCAATGGGCCAACCAGGGGCCGGAGATTCAGATCGAGTTTGAGTCCGCCGAGGGCCTGGAAGCCGGTAAGACCAAGATCAAAGCCCGCAATGTGGATGTGGGTGAAGTGACCCAGATCCGTCTGAAGAAAAGCAACGACGGTGTGCTGGTGAGTGCACGCATGAATAAAGAAGCTGAGCACCTGCTCAACGCTGACAGTCAGTTCTGGGTGGTGTCTCCCCGGGTCAGCATCAGTGAGGTGTCCGGCCTCACGACACTTTTGTCAGGGCCCTATATTGAGCTTTCCCCGGGCCAGTCCAACAAAACGAAAACCCGTTTTACCGGCCTGGAGGAACCGCCAGTCACTCCCCAGGGGACGCCCGGTTTATTTGTAACCCTGAACAGCGACGATGAATTTGCCTATGGACGCGGCGATCCCATCACCTATAAGGGGCTGACGGTGGGAAAAGTGGAAGATATCTTCTTTAACATCGAAGAGCGGGTGGTGTATTAC contains these protein-coding regions:
- a CDS encoding MurR/RpiR family transcriptional regulator → MNILEKISQSQGAFSKSERKVAEVIMANPQAAIHSSIATLAKMSDVSEPTVNRFCRRLDTKGFPDFKLHLAQSLANGTPFVNRHVEEDDGPEEYTKKIFESTMASLEVARQSLDANTVNRAVDLLTQAQKISFFGLGASASVAHDALNKFFRFNVPVVYFDDVLMQRMSCMNCTEEDVVVLISHTGRTKNLVDVAQIARSNNATVIGITSKDSPLAKECTLVLSLDVPEDTDMYMPMASRIAQLTLIDVLATGFTLRRGNRFRENLKRVKDSLRDSRYDKR
- the pyk gene encoding pyruvate kinase codes for the protein MLRRTKILATLGPSTNTPESIQAILEAGANVVRMNFSHGSAEDHINRAKIVRDIASKLNIYVGILGDLQGPKIRIARFAEGPIQLAIGDKFTLDADLDADAGNQQHVGIDYKALPQDVKQDDILLLDDGRIQLKVTAIDGNKVKTTVTVGGKLSNNKGINRLGGGLSAEALTDKDKEDIKTAARMKVDYLAVSFPRSGEDLRYARRLAEEAGCQAKIVSKVERAEAVATDEALDDIIEASDAVMVARGDLGVEIGDAELVGVQKKLISRSRQLNKVVITATQMMESMIDSPMPTRAEVMDVANAVLDGTDAVMLSAETAAGQFPTETVAAMSRVCEGAEKHPSVKISKHRVDETFSTVSETTALSAVYAANHLLSIKAIVALTESGNTARLMSRITSSLPIYGLSRHDSSLNVMALYRGVRPVYFDSTKSEAGQLKQDVITTLKAHNLVQSGDQFIMTYGDEMETEGATNGCKIVTVP
- a CDS encoding paraquat-inducible protein A, producing MSSPDSLACPHCALRVDIPDLPHGHKAHCPRCGAHLTTYRHRAFDRVLACAMAALIFLILAVPFEFLSFSARGQSEHITIIQGLATLVDNDYWFLAIIQVVAIFAIPLSILLGLLYVLLPLKAGILAPQARFVMTLTLALLPWGMAEIFLVGALVSLIKIASMADIGLGMSFYAYIAFTLCFILTLKFLDPAQLKMAVLQERQLQHHERSPLTARQASESIQRTWALLLTATLLYIPSNLLPIMYTRVLGEDEPSTILGGVITLWKSGSYPIAIIIFVASVFVPVAKLLVLGWLNYSVQKGHQQRPRERQVAYQITEFIGRWSMVDVFVVAILVSLIQLGNAMSVYPGPAAIAFCGVVVLTMLAAITFDSRLIWHSQNLEYDRQH